In a genomic window of [Empedobacter] haloabium:
- a CDS encoding beta-galactosidase: MPSFLPLSAGRALFLLGTFLLQVVKPVTAQELGIPQASDVIRVSQVRDADTSTTWVMAATTTTSPGTISLFASTDGVTYTSLAADAVRPTGANPRAPALLRHDDGAYYLLYATASHDLTLARSRDLRHWEAGRPVPFDGGEIATLRWQRGADGAPQVVAGTTAGATWLLSPDAALAAWRQAQAGAAGDAGAPRPDWKGAAAGVREASVLRLDRQAFEAATQPRNRPKQISWDQYSLKIDGERVVIWSGEVHPFRLPNPSLWRDVLQKMKAVGFNAVAFYFDWGYHSPAPGVYDFSHVRNVERALEIAEEEGLYVIARTGPYVNAELTGGGFPGWMLRHRAEARTDDPAYLAAVDEWMTQINAIVARHQLTTGGGSVIAYQLENELGKVEPKHVRQMEHLAAKARRDGITVPLFHNAAGRLPDWTPRGSSAPWANAGPTDLYAFDGYPGGTCNVHADPAGPNRAPDWGIYGNGLPKTGALSSPGTPGFAAELGGGWFDYWGSNSTYGCTAERQGKGYQRVFYGTNLINRITIHNVYMTFGGTSWGWLAGPVVYTSYDYGAPIAEDRGLRPKALALKQQGMFVQAARQALAQMDKGPAIAASSPNVKVYHNVNPVLGTHVLFAVHAPSDRTSDDAFTFDLATRDGTYRVPLRLNGQDGKLLLADFPLARQHLVYSTSELQAQLVQGERDVVLLHGRTGEAGETLLRYATEPRVEVLAGQVGSRYENGVLKLTYVHDGLARVRIAGGGHAPLLLLLADERHSQDFWLHRTAAGPVLALTPALVRGATVADGRLDLTGDTTAASPLELWAPDVERAAFNGATLALTPQPDGSLRAAPLAGPAAVRLPDLMAQRWLRRMDSPESRPGFDDSGWARADTRASAAQTWTTPERGQPTLAMSDYGFHHGDVWYRGRVTVTDPHTNQLELFYGAGGAGMLQVWVDGRFVGQHELDTGRQFPETTDSARFSLGTLARGEHVIAVMVRNNSHNWDLMADDAHREARGLIAASLTARGGRRFAVPIAWRLQGNLGGEAIADPVRGPMNNGGLYGERAGWHLPGAMADGWRASAPTAPPPAPGTYWLRTTFELDLPRGHDVQLGLAFGDTARPRSERENRALLFVNGWNMGQFIAHVGPQRTFVIPPGILNPNGVNTLALAVTTDGQRGNALEPVRLVNLRTARGGVPLELMPGATPSSVR, from the coding sequence ATGCCCTCATTTCTTCCCCTTTCCGCCGGCCGTGCCCTGTTCCTGCTGGGAACGTTCCTGCTGCAGGTAGTGAAGCCCGTCACCGCCCAGGAACTCGGCATCCCGCAGGCTTCCGATGTCATTCGCGTCAGCCAGGTGCGCGACGCGGACACCAGCACCACCTGGGTCATGGCCGCCACGACGACCACCTCGCCAGGCACCATCAGCCTGTTTGCCTCGACGGACGGCGTCACCTACACCTCGCTGGCGGCCGACGCCGTCCGGCCGACCGGCGCCAACCCGCGCGCACCGGCATTGCTGCGCCATGACGACGGCGCTTACTACCTGCTGTACGCGACAGCAAGCCACGACCTGACGCTGGCCCGCTCGCGCGACTTGCGCCATTGGGAAGCGGGCAGGCCGGTGCCGTTCGACGGCGGCGAGATCGCAACCCTGCGCTGGCAGCGCGGCGCGGACGGGGCGCCGCAGGTCGTGGCCGGCACGACCGCTGGCGCGACCTGGCTGCTGTCACCGGATGCGGCACTGGCAGCATGGCGACAGGCGCAAGCCGGCGCCGCCGGCGACGCGGGCGCGCCACGGCCCGACTGGAAGGGGGCGGCGGCCGGCGTGCGCGAAGCCTCGGTGCTGCGGCTGGACCGGCAGGCCTTCGAGGCGGCCACGCAGCCGCGCAACCGGCCGAAGCAGATCAGCTGGGACCAGTACTCGCTCAAGATCGACGGCGAGCGCGTCGTCATCTGGTCCGGCGAGGTGCACCCGTTCCGCCTGCCCAATCCTTCGCTATGGCGCGACGTGCTGCAGAAGATGAAGGCCGTCGGCTTCAATGCCGTCGCGTTCTATTTCGACTGGGGCTACCATTCGCCGGCGCCCGGCGTGTACGACTTCTCGCACGTGCGCAACGTCGAGCGTGCGCTGGAGATCGCGGAAGAAGAGGGCCTGTACGTGATCGCGCGCACCGGCCCCTACGTCAACGCGGAGCTGACCGGCGGCGGCTTCCCGGGCTGGATGCTGCGCCACCGCGCCGAGGCCCGCACCGACGATCCCGCCTACCTGGCCGCGGTGGACGAGTGGATGACGCAGATTAACGCCATCGTCGCGCGCCACCAGCTCACCACGGGCGGCGGCTCCGTGATCGCCTACCAGCTGGAAAACGAACTGGGCAAGGTCGAACCGAAGCACGTGCGCCAGATGGAGCACCTGGCCGCCAAGGCGCGGCGCGACGGCATCACCGTGCCGCTGTTCCACAACGCGGCCGGCCGCCTGCCCGACTGGACGCCGCGGGGCTCCAGTGCGCCCTGGGCCAACGCGGGGCCGACCGACCTGTACGCGTTCGACGGCTATCCGGGCGGCACCTGCAACGTCCACGCCGACCCGGCCGGCCCGAACCGCGCCCCCGACTGGGGCATCTACGGCAACGGCTTGCCCAAGACGGGCGCGTTGTCCTCGCCCGGCACGCCGGGCTTCGCGGCGGAACTGGGCGGCGGCTGGTTCGACTACTGGGGCTCGAACAGCACTTACGGCTGCACCGCCGAACGCCAGGGCAAGGGCTACCAGCGGGTGTTCTACGGCACCAACCTGATCAACCGCATCACGATCCACAATGTCTACATGACGTTCGGCGGCACCTCGTGGGGGTGGCTGGCCGGGCCGGTCGTGTACACCTCCTATGACTATGGCGCGCCCATCGCCGAGGACCGCGGCTTGCGGCCGAAGGCGCTGGCGCTGAAGCAGCAGGGCATGTTCGTGCAGGCGGCGCGGCAGGCGTTGGCGCAGATGGACAAGGGCCCGGCCATCGCCGCATCGTCACCCAACGTAAAGGTCTACCACAACGTCAATCCCGTGCTGGGCACGCACGTGCTGTTCGCCGTCCACGCTCCGTCCGACCGCACCAGCGACGATGCGTTCACGTTCGACCTGGCCACGCGCGACGGCACGTATCGCGTGCCGCTGCGCCTGAACGGCCAGGACGGCAAGCTGCTGCTGGCCGACTTTCCGCTGGCGCGCCAGCACCTGGTGTATTCCACGTCCGAGCTGCAGGCGCAGCTGGTGCAGGGCGAGCGCGACGTCGTTCTGCTGCACGGCCGCACCGGCGAGGCTGGCGAGACCCTGCTGCGCTATGCGACGGAACCCCGGGTCGAGGTGCTGGCGGGCCAGGTCGGGTCGCGCTACGAGAACGGCGTGCTGAAGCTGACATACGTGCACGACGGCCTGGCGCGCGTGCGCATCGCCGGTGGCGGCCACGCGCCGCTGCTCCTGCTGCTGGCGGACGAGCGCCACAGCCAGGATTTCTGGCTGCACCGGACGGCCGCCGGCCCCGTGCTGGCGCTGACGCCGGCGCTGGTGCGTGGCGCCACCGTCGCGGACGGACGGCTGGACCTGACGGGCGACACGACGGCCGCCAGCCCGCTCGAATTGTGGGCGCCGGACGTCGAGCGAGCAGCGTTCAACGGCGCGACGCTGGCGTTGACGCCGCAGCCGGACGGCAGCCTGCGCGCGGCGCCGCTGGCCGGTCCCGCCGCCGTGCGCCTGCCGGACCTGATGGCGCAGCGCTGGCTGCGCCGCATGGACAGCCCGGAATCACGGCCGGGCTTCGACGACAGCGGCTGGGCAAGGGCGGACACGCGCGCCTCGGCGGCGCAGACGTGGACGACGCCGGAGCGGGGCCAGCCCACGCTGGCGATGAGCGACTACGGCTTTCATCACGGCGACGTGTGGTATCGGGGTCGCGTGACGGTCACAGACCCGCACACCAACCAGCTGGAGCTGTTCTACGGCGCCGGCGGCGCCGGCATGCTGCAGGTCTGGGTGGACGGGCGCTTCGTCGGCCAGCACGAACTGGATACGGGCCGGCAGTTCCCCGAGACCACCGACAGCGCGAGGTTCAGCCTGGGGACGCTGGCGCGGGGCGAGCACGTCATCGCCGTCATGGTGCGCAACAACTCGCACAACTGGGATCTGATGGCGGACGACGCCCACCGCGAGGCGCGCGGCCTGATTGCCGCTTCGCTGACAGCGCGGGGCGGGCGGCGCTTCGCCGTGCCGATCGCGTGGCGGTTGCAGGGCAACCTTGGGGGCGAGGCGATCGCCGACCCGGTGCGCGGGCCGATGAACAACGGCGGCCTGTACGGCGAACGGGCGGGCTGGCACCTGCCGGGAGCGATGGCTGACGGTTGGCGCGCCAGCGCGCCGACGGCGCCGCCGCCCGCGCCAGGCACGTACTGGCTGCGCACCACGTTCGAGCTGGACCTGCCGCGCGGGCACGACGTGCAACTGGGCCTGGCCTTCGGCGACACCGCCCGGCCCCGCTCGGAGCGCGAGAACCGCGCGCTGTTGTTCGTCAATGGCTGGAACATGGGGCAGTTCATCGCCCACGTCGGCCCGCAGCGCACCTTCGTCATCCCGCCCGGCATCCTGAATCCGAACGGCGTGAATACGCTGGCGCTGGCCGT